GTACCGGCACCTTGCCGTCGACCTTGACGATCTGCAGCCCGTTGATCTTGTAGGCGCCTCGCCACAGGGCCAGGTCCACATCGGTGATCTGGCCACGGTAGTCGCCCATGTCCGCAAGCTTGTCATTCAAGTAATTGCGCACCAGGTAGGGCAGGGCGATAGTCAAGGCAACCAGAACCACCACCAGCCCGGCGATGGTCAGGAGCGGCCAACTGTAGCGACGTTTCATGGGAAGGGTCCTCTGTGCCATATAGGGGATGGACTGTTGCGATGGGCGCAACGTTCCTCCGACTGGACGCCTTGGAAGACGAGGCATACCCTTGTTGCCTTCCTGAAATTGCCCAATAGGACCCGTCATGAGCCGCATTTTTGCTGACAACGCGCATTCGATCGGTAACACGCCCCTGGTTCAGATCAACCGCATCGCCCCGCGTGGCGTGACCATCCTGGCCAAGATCGAAGGACGTAACCCGGGTTATTCGGTGAAGTGCCGCATCGGCGCCAATATGATCTGGGACGCGGAAAGCAGTGGCCGACTCAAGCCCGGCATGACCATCGTCGAACCCACCTCGGGCAATACCGGCATCGGCCTGGCGTTCGTCGCCGCCGCGCGTGGCTACAAGCTGCTGCTGACCATGCCGGCATCCATGAGCATCGAGCGCCGCAAGGTGCTCAAGGCCCTCGGCGCCGAACTGGTGCTGACCGAGCCGGCCAAAGGGATGAAGGGCGCCATCGAGAAAGCTGCTGAAATCGTGGCTGGCGACCCGGCTACCTACTTTATGCCCGGCCAGTTCGAAAACCCGGCGAACCCTGCGATCCATGAAAAAACCACCGGCCCGGAAATCTGGAATGACACCGACGGCGCGGTAGACGTGCTGGTGGCCGGCGTGGGCACTGGCGGTACCATCACGGGCGTGTCGCGCTACATCAAGAACACCGCGGGCAAGCCGATTCTGTCGGTGGCCGTGGAGCCGATCGTGTCGCCGGTGATCACCCAGGCCCTGGCCGGTCAGGAGATCAAGCCGAGCCCGCACAAGATCCAGGGGATCGGCGCCGGTTTCGTGCCGAAAAACCTCGACCTGTCGATGGTTGACCGCGTGGAGCTGGTGAGTGACGACGAGTCCAAGGCCATGGCCCTGCGCCTGATGCAGGAGGAGGGGATTCTGTGCGGTATTTCCTGCGGCGCGGCGATGGCGGTGGCGGTGCGACTGGCCGAGAAGCCGGAAATGCAGGGCAAGACCATCG
This region of Pseudomonas asgharzadehiana genomic DNA includes:
- the cysK gene encoding cysteine synthase A, which encodes MSRIFADNAHSIGNTPLVQINRIAPRGVTILAKIEGRNPGYSVKCRIGANMIWDAESSGRLKPGMTIVEPTSGNTGIGLAFVAAARGYKLLLTMPASMSIERRKVLKALGAELVLTEPAKGMKGAIEKAAEIVAGDPATYFMPGQFENPANPAIHEKTTGPEIWNDTDGAVDVLVAGVGTGGTITGVSRYIKNTAGKPILSVAVEPIVSPVITQALAGQEIKPSPHKIQGIGAGFVPKNLDLSMVDRVELVSDDESKAMALRLMQEEGILCGISCGAAMAVAVRLAEKPEMQGKTIVVILPDSGERYLSSMLFSDLFTEQENQA